The Roseofilum reptotaenium CS-1145 DNA segment TGGTCATCGGTTGGTTGATTCACGCTTCCCAGAAATCCCCTCCTTCCAACCCCAAAACCCCTACTGAACAACAGCCATAACGAGGATAGGGGGATGGGGAGACACGGAGAAACTGCGGACGCGGGGACGCAGGGACACCGAGATGCCGAGATTACCCATTACCCATTACTTATTACCCAATTACCTATTTATGACCATTCAACTCTTTCAGATCGGCGAGCAGGATTTGAGCGACGAGCAACTCGCCCATTATATGCAAGCAGGCGAAATTGCTGTAGATACGGAAACCATGGGCCTATTGCCCCTGCGCGATCGCCTCTGTTTAGTGCAAATTTCTGACCCCCAAGGCCATGTAATTGCCATCCGGATCGCCAAAGGACAAACCACAGCCCCCAACCTCAAACAACTGCTAGAGTCTCCAAAGATCACTAAAGTCTTTCACTTTGCCCGATTTGATGTTGCCCAATTTCAGCATCATTTCAATATCATCGTTAACCCGATCTTCTGTACCAAAATCGCCAGCAA contains these protein-coding regions:
- a CDS encoding ribonuclease D, translated to MTIQLFQIGEQDLSDEQLAHYMQAGEIAVDTETMGLLPLRDRLCLVQISDPQGHVIAIRIAKGQTTAPNLKQLLESPKITKVFHFARFDVAQFQHHFNIIVNPIFCTKIASKLARTYTNRHGLKELVQELEKVELDKSAQSSDWGNVGNLSEEQLSYAANDVRYLLNVKEKLIHMLHREERWELAQQCFGCIPVLVALDLLQYKDVLEH